One region of Roseiconus lacunae genomic DNA includes:
- a CDS encoding AAA family ATPase yields the protein MSNTLTEIAQQLVIASKDDPSRGDRPKKVQLIYAFNGTGKTRLSREFKQLIAPVNTDNESANVAMDDAPGSPGDGNASSAGIKLSRDKILYYNAFTEDLFYWDNDLELDAEPKLKIQPNSFTDWILVEQGQDQNVITNFQRYTADKLTPLFHFVPIEKYVNGKKTTVQSVTEVTFSIEAGNKVENDADSGNLKLSKAEESNFIWSHFYTLLDQVITILNVPEPEDRESNDFDQLEYVFIDDPVSSLDDNHLIELAVDLATLIKTNKSELRFIVSTHNPLFFNVLVNELGSDDKTHAPTWRSKWFSKSRLEKLDDGKFELVEQPNDSPFSYHLYLLAQLKAVVDSGQVEKHHFNHLRQILEKAATFLGYNRWEQLLPPTDNGSPNPYAKRILNFRSHSKHSADEVATLAPEEKQILKLLIDHVVSEYRFKQEPTTA from the coding sequence ATGAGCAATACCTTGACAGAGATTGCCCAGCAGTTAGTGATTGCCTCTAAAGACGATCCTTCCCGAGGAGATCGCCCAAAGAAGGTGCAATTGATCTACGCTTTCAATGGAACGGGGAAAACGCGTCTGTCGCGTGAGTTCAAGCAGCTTATTGCGCCTGTGAACACTGACAACGAGTCCGCGAACGTCGCCATGGATGACGCGCCCGGGAGCCCTGGCGATGGAAACGCAAGTAGCGCAGGAATCAAGCTCTCACGTGATAAGATCCTCTACTACAACGCGTTCACCGAGGACCTGTTCTACTGGGACAACGATTTAGAGCTTGATGCGGAACCGAAACTCAAGATTCAGCCGAACTCTTTTACCGACTGGATTCTCGTTGAGCAGGGTCAGGATCAAAACGTCATCACCAATTTTCAGCGTTACACGGCGGACAAACTCACGCCGCTTTTCCATTTCGTACCAATCGAGAAGTACGTCAACGGAAAGAAGACGACGGTCCAGTCAGTCACCGAGGTGACCTTTAGTATAGAGGCTGGTAACAAGGTTGAAAACGACGCGGATTCCGGAAACCTGAAACTGTCCAAGGCCGAAGAAAGCAATTTTATCTGGAGCCATTTTTACACGCTGCTGGATCAGGTGATCACGATCCTGAACGTTCCCGAACCGGAAGACCGAGAATCCAATGACTTTGACCAGTTGGAGTACGTTTTCATCGACGACCCTGTTAGCTCGTTGGATGACAATCATCTGATTGAACTGGCGGTCGACCTTGCGACCTTGATCAAGACGAACAAATCGGAGCTGAGATTTATCGTCTCCACCCACAACCCACTTTTCTTCAATGTGCTGGTGAACGAGCTTGGCAGCGACGACAAAACTCACGCTCCAACCTGGCGATCGAAATGGTTCAGCAAATCACGATTGGAAAAACTGGATGACGGTAAATTCGAACTCGTTGAGCAGCCAAATGATTCGCCATTTTCGTACCATCTGTATCTTTTGGCACAGCTCAAGGCCGTCGTTGACTCAGGACAGGTCGAAAAGCACCACTTCAATCATTTAAGACAAATCCTCGAGAAAGCGGCGACATTCCTTGGGTATAACCGATGGGAGCAGCTACTGCCGCCAACGGACAACGGTAGTCCCAATCCGTACGCGAAACGCATTCTGAATTTCAGAAGCCACTCCAAGCATTCTGCGGATGAGGTTGCAACGCTTGCGCCCGAGGAAAAACAGATTTTGAAACTGCTGATTGATCACGTTGTCAGCGAGTACCGATTTAAACAGGAACCGACGACAGCATGA
- a CDS encoding MerR family transcriptional regulator — MTKLSEYVKTAEAAEILGVAQNTLRKWAERGDIPMHRNPANGYRLFKRSDLNRFLKKTAKPVKPKS, encoded by the coding sequence ATGACCAAACTCAGCGAATACGTGAAGACAGCCGAAGCCGCTGAGATCCTTGGGGTAGCGCAGAACACGCTACGCAAGTGGGCGGAGCGCGGGGATATTCCGATGCACCGTAATCCAGCAAACGGGTACCGACTGTTCAAGCGAAGCGACCTAAACCGTTTTTTGAAGAAGACAGCCAAGCCCGTAAAGCCAAAATCGTAA
- a CDS encoding restriction endonuclease subunit S, producing the protein MSGISFMDQLLSDVEVKWEPLGEIAELYSGLQGKKKADFQNGNARFVPYMNIFNNLEVDTDELSPVTVADGESQNEIMYGDVLFTGSSESAAEVGMSSAVTIRTENPVYLNSFCFGVRFNAGISLLPEFTKHLFRSSAMRQEISKTGSGVTRFNVSKARFKKLLVPILCPSDPKRSLEIQGEIVRILDTFTELTAELTAELTARKKQYNYYRDQLLSFEDGEVEWKPLGWVGEVRMCKRVLKQQTSDVGEIPFFKIGTFGKEADSFISRELFEDYRNRYSYPRTGEVLISASGTIGRAVIFDGQEAFFQDSNIVWLENDESKVLNKYLFYCYQIAKWHVSDGGVIKRLYNDNIKRTLIPIPFPNDSRKSLSEQAHIVSILDKFDTLTNSISEGLPREIELRQKQYEYYRDLLLRFPKPEEVEA; encoded by the coding sequence GTGAGTGGCATTAGTTTTATGGACCAGTTGCTCAGTGACGTTGAAGTCAAGTGGGAACCGCTTGGCGAAATCGCAGAACTATACAGCGGGCTACAAGGAAAGAAAAAAGCGGATTTTCAAAATGGGAATGCCAGGTTTGTGCCATACATGAATATCTTCAACAACTTGGAAGTTGATACAGACGAACTCAGTCCGGTCACAGTTGCCGACGGCGAAAGCCAAAACGAAATAATGTACGGAGATGTTTTGTTCACGGGTTCATCGGAATCTGCTGCTGAAGTAGGAATGTCGTCAGCGGTCACGATACGAACCGAAAATCCGGTTTATCTCAATAGTTTTTGTTTCGGTGTCAGATTCAATGCGGGCATCAGTTTGCTTCCAGAATTTACTAAGCATTTATTCCGGAGCTCAGCCATGCGACAGGAGATCTCAAAAACAGGAAGCGGTGTAACCCGTTTTAACGTATCCAAGGCAAGATTCAAAAAACTACTTGTCCCGATCCTTTGCCCATCGGACCCGAAACGATCGCTTGAGATTCAGGGGGAAATCGTCCGCATTCTGGACACCTTTACCGAGCTGACCGCCGAGCTGACCGCCGAGCTGACCGCCCGCAAAAAGCAATACAACTACTACCGCGATCAGTTGTTGAGTTTTGAAGATGGCGAAGTCGAATGGAAACCGCTGGGATGGGTCGGCGAAGTGCGAATGTGCAAACGAGTTCTAAAGCAGCAAACATCCGACGTTGGAGAGATCCCATTCTTTAAAATTGGCACGTTCGGGAAAGAAGCAGACTCGTTTATTTCCAGAGAGTTGTTCGAGGACTACAGGAACAGGTATAGCTATCCCAGAACCGGCGAAGTGTTAATCTCGGCCAGTGGAACTATCGGAAGGGCTGTGATTTTTGATGGTCAGGAAGCATTCTTCCAAGACAGCAACATTGTTTGGCTTGAGAACGACGAATCAAAAGTTCTGAACAAGTATTTATTTTACTGCTACCAGATAGCCAAGTGGCACGTGTCTGATGGCGGTGTCATCAAACGGCTGTACAACGACAATATCAAGAGAACGTTGATACCAATTCCATTCCCAAACGACTCTCGAAAGTCGCTTTCTGAACAAGCACACATCGTTTCCATCCTTGACAAGTTCGACACCCTAACCAACTCGATCAGTGAAGGCTTGCCTCGGGAAATCGAATTGCGGCAGAAGCAGTACGAATACTACCGCGATCTGCTGCTGCGCTTCCCGAAGCCGGAAGAGGTGGAAGCGTAA
- a CDS encoding type I restriction-modification system subunit M, producing MTGSQQRAALQRKIWDIANDVRGSVDGWDFKQYVLGTLFYRFISENFSLYIEADDESIDYAALDDSVITPEIKDDAIKTKGYFIYPSQLFANVAKDANTNESLNTDLAAVFASVESSANGYPSEDDIKGLFADFDTTSNRLGNTVKAKNERLAKVLKRVAELDFSDFEGSQIDLFGDAYEFLISNYAANAGKSGGEFFTPQHVSKLIAMLAMHKQDEVNKIYDPACGSGSLLLQSKKHFDAHIIEEGFFGQEINHTTYNLARMNMFLHNVNYDKFNIKLGNTLTEPDFGDEKPFDAIVSNPPYSVKWIGSDDPTLINDDRFAPAGVLAPKSKADFAFVLHALSYLSSRGRAAIVCFPGIFYRGGAEQKIRKYLVDNNYVETVISLAPNLFYGTTIAVNILVLSKHKSDTNIQFIDASGLFKKETNNNVLVDDDDPASPGHIQQIMQVFDSKENVDHLAQSVAYEKIAENDYNLSVSSYIEPEDTREKVDITELNSELKTTVARIDQLRAEIDSIVAEIEGQEVGS from the coding sequence ATGACCGGATCGCAACAACGTGCCGCCCTACAACGCAAAATCTGGGATATCGCCAACGACGTGCGCGGCAGCGTGGATGGATGGGACTTCAAGCAGTACGTCCTGGGCACCCTGTTTTACCGCTTCATCAGCGAGAACTTCTCGCTGTACATCGAAGCCGACGATGAGAGCATCGACTACGCCGCTCTCGATGATTCCGTCATCACGCCCGAGATCAAAGACGATGCGATCAAGACCAAGGGCTACTTCATCTATCCTAGCCAGTTGTTTGCCAACGTCGCCAAAGATGCCAACACCAACGAAAGCCTGAATACCGATCTGGCGGCCGTCTTTGCTTCGGTGGAAAGCTCCGCAAACGGATATCCCTCCGAAGACGACATCAAGGGCTTGTTTGCCGACTTCGACACCACCAGCAACCGTTTAGGCAACACGGTGAAAGCCAAGAATGAACGCCTGGCGAAAGTCCTTAAGCGAGTCGCCGAGCTAGATTTCAGCGACTTTGAAGGCAGCCAGATTGATCTGTTCGGCGACGCCTACGAGTTTCTAATCTCGAACTATGCGGCGAACGCTGGCAAGTCTGGTGGCGAGTTCTTCACTCCGCAGCACGTGTCCAAGCTGATTGCGATGCTGGCCATGCACAAGCAGGACGAGGTCAACAAGATTTATGATCCGGCGTGCGGCAGCGGTTCTCTGTTGCTGCAATCGAAGAAGCACTTTGACGCCCACATCATCGAAGAGGGATTCTTCGGGCAGGAGATCAATCACACGACCTACAACCTAGCTCGGATGAACATGTTCCTGCACAACGTCAACTATGACAAGTTCAACATAAAGTTAGGCAATACCCTGACCGAACCTGATTTTGGTGACGAAAAACCGTTCGACGCGATCGTCTCCAATCCTCCCTATTCGGTGAAGTGGATCGGCAGCGATGACCCGACTCTGATCAACGACGATCGTTTTGCTCCGGCGGGAGTGCTGGCCCCCAAGTCCAAGGCAGATTTTGCCTTCGTACTGCACGCCCTGAGCTATTTGTCCAGCAGAGGCCGGGCTGCGATTGTTTGCTTCCCTGGTATCTTCTATCGCGGTGGAGCCGAGCAGAAAATCAGAAAGTATCTGGTCGACAACAACTACGTGGAAACGGTGATCTCACTTGCTCCGAATCTATTCTATGGGACCACCATCGCCGTAAACATTTTGGTGCTGTCCAAGCACAAGAGCGACACGAACATTCAGTTCATCGACGCCAGCGGTCTGTTCAAGAAGGAAACCAACAACAACGTCCTGGTAGACGATGATGACCCTGCTAGCCCCGGGCACATTCAGCAGATCATGCAAGTCTTCGACAGCAAGGAGAATGTCGACCACTTGGCTCAATCGGTCGCCTACGAAAAGATTGCCGAGAACGATTACAACCTGTCCGTCAGCAGCTATATAGAACCGGAAGACACCCGAGAGAAGGTGGACATAACCGAACTCAACAGTGAGCTGAAAACCACGGTCGCCCGAATCGATCAATTGCGAGCAGAGATTGATTCGATCGTGGCGGAGATTGAGGGCCAGGAGGTTGGGTCGTGA
- a CDS encoding type I restriction endonuclease subunit R, translating into MTEYKTIVQSNNFIILEKYNREWMVAESYQSEGDLERELIQDLENQGYAFRKDLKSQQALLANVRGHLQTLNAVEFSDGEWLRFVETFLDKPSESIVDKTRKIHDDYIHDFVFDDGRIQNIYLLDKKNPARNKLEVIQQFEQTGSHANRYDVTILVNGLPLVQVELKKRGVAIREAFNQVHRYSKESFNSANSLYKYLQLFVISNGTDTRYFANTTKRDKNSFDFTMNWAKADNSLLKDLKDFTATFFQKKTLLEVLLKYSVFDVSDTLLVMRPYQIAATERILWKINSSFSAKAWSKPESGGYVWHTTGSGKTLTSFKAARLATELDFIDKVFFVVDRKDLDYQTMKEYQRFSPDSVNGSDSTAGLKRNLEMDDNKIVVTTIQKLNNLMKGESDLPIYQKQVVFIFDECHRSQFGEAQKNLQRKFKRYYQFGFTGTPIFPQNALGAETTASVFGRELHSYVITDAIRDEKVLKFKVDYNDVRPQFKAIETEKDEQKLTAAENRQALLHPDRIREISQYVLTHFRQKTHRLRASGTGFNAMFAVSSVDAAKLYYETLNKLQTDSGRPLRIATIFSFAANEEQDAVGDIQDESFDVSAMNSSAKEFLNAAIADYNGYFKTSFSVDSNGFQNYYRDLAMRVRGTSNSGVELPPDQKVDLLVVVGMFLTGFDAPRLNTLFVDKNLRYHGLIQAFSRTNRIYDATKTFGNIVTFRDLEQPTVDAITLFGDSNTKNVVLEKSYKEYMEGFTDIVTGQARRGFKEVVAELEERFPNPDEIVRERDKKDFAKLFGEYLRVENILQNFDEFASLKALQSIDLDDPEQVEAFKEEHYLSDEDLDELQNIHVPPDRKIQDYRSTYNDIRDWLRREKASNETEESTIDWTDVVFEVDLLKSQEINLDYILELIFEHNKKTKDKAQLVEEVRRLIRASVGNRAKESLVVDFINQAELDGLPDKASVIEAFFGFARAEQQREAGELITDENLNAEEAKRYISTSLRREYASENGTELNAILPKMSPLNPQYLTKKQSVFQRISAFVDKFKGVGGDI; encoded by the coding sequence ATGACCGAATACAAAACCATCGTCCAATCGAACAACTTCATCATCTTGGAGAAATACAACCGGGAGTGGATGGTCGCCGAAAGCTACCAAAGCGAAGGGGATCTCGAACGCGAACTGATTCAGGACTTGGAAAATCAGGGTTATGCATTTCGCAAGGACCTGAAGTCGCAGCAAGCTTTGCTGGCCAATGTGCGCGGGCATCTGCAAACGCTGAACGCCGTGGAGTTCTCCGACGGAGAATGGCTTCGGTTTGTCGAGACGTTTCTGGATAAGCCGAGCGAAAGCATCGTCGATAAGACTCGTAAGATTCACGATGACTACATCCATGATTTTGTGTTCGACGATGGCCGCATCCAAAACATCTACCTGCTCGACAAAAAGAATCCGGCTCGCAACAAGCTAGAGGTCATTCAGCAGTTCGAGCAGACGGGCTCCCACGCCAACCGATACGACGTCACGATTTTGGTCAATGGCTTGCCACTGGTGCAGGTGGAACTAAAGAAGCGTGGAGTGGCCATTCGCGAAGCTTTCAATCAGGTACACCGCTACAGCAAGGAGAGTTTCAACAGCGCGAACTCGTTGTACAAGTATTTGCAGTTGTTCGTGATCTCCAACGGCACCGACACCCGCTACTTCGCCAACACCACCAAACGTGACAAGAACAGCTTCGACTTCACAATGAACTGGGCAAAGGCGGACAATAGCCTGCTCAAGGATTTGAAGGACTTCACCGCGACCTTCTTTCAGAAGAAGACGTTGTTGGAAGTGCTGCTGAAGTACTCGGTCTTTGATGTCAGTGACACGCTGTTGGTTATGCGGCCTTACCAGATCGCTGCCACTGAACGGATACTCTGGAAGATCAACAGTTCGTTTTCAGCGAAGGCTTGGAGCAAGCCGGAGAGCGGTGGCTATGTCTGGCACACGACTGGTTCCGGCAAGACGTTGACCAGTTTCAAGGCTGCGCGACTGGCGACCGAACTGGACTTCATCGACAAAGTGTTCTTTGTGGTGGACCGGAAAGACCTGGACTACCAGACCATGAAGGAGTACCAGCGTTTCTCGCCTGATAGCGTCAATGGTTCCGACAGCACTGCCGGGCTCAAACGCAACCTGGAGATGGACGACAACAAGATCGTCGTCACCACGATTCAGAAGCTCAACAACCTGATGAAGGGCGAATCCGACCTGCCGATCTACCAGAAGCAGGTCGTTTTTATCTTTGACGAATGCCACCGCAGCCAGTTTGGTGAAGCGCAGAAGAATCTTCAGCGGAAGTTCAAGCGTTACTACCAATTCGGCTTTACCGGGACTCCGATCTTCCCGCAGAACGCGTTGGGAGCGGAAACGACCGCCAGCGTGTTTGGCCGCGAGTTGCATTCTTACGTGATCACCGACGCCATTCGCGACGAAAAGGTGCTGAAGTTCAAGGTGGACTACAACGACGTCCGCCCACAGTTCAAGGCGATCGAAACGGAGAAAGACGAGCAGAAGCTAACCGCTGCGGAGAACCGTCAGGCACTTTTGCATCCCGACCGAATTCGCGAGATCTCCCAATACGTTCTGACTCACTTCCGCCAGAAAACGCACCGTTTGCGTGCGAGCGGGACCGGCTTCAACGCCATGTTCGCCGTCAGCAGTGTGGACGCTGCCAAGCTCTATTACGAGACTCTAAACAAGTTGCAGACGGACAGCGGAAGGCCGCTGCGGATTGCCACCATCTTTTCCTTTGCGGCAAACGAAGAACAGGATGCCGTAGGAGACATTCAGGACGAGAGTTTCGATGTCTCGGCAATGAACAGCAGTGCGAAGGAGTTTTTGAACGCGGCGATTGCCGACTACAACGGCTACTTCAAGACCAGTTTCAGCGTCGATAGCAACGGGTTCCAGAATTACTACCGCGACCTGGCGATGCGTGTGCGGGGGACAAGCAACAGCGGAGTCGAACTCCCGCCGGATCAGAAGGTTGATCTGCTGGTTGTGGTCGGGATGTTTCTTACAGGCTTCGATGCACCACGACTGAACACCTTGTTCGTGGACAAGAACCTCCGCTATCACGGACTGATCCAGGCATTCTCGCGGACGAACCGGATCTACGATGCGACCAAGACGTTTGGCAATATCGTTACGTTCCGTGATCTAGAACAGCCAACGGTCGATGCGATCACTCTGTTCGGGGATAGCAACACGAAGAACGTGGTGCTTGAAAAGAGCTACAAGGAGTACATGGAGGGCTTCACCGACATCGTCACGGGACAGGCCAGACGCGGGTTCAAGGAAGTTGTCGCGGAATTGGAAGAACGTTTCCCAAACCCAGATGAGATCGTTCGGGAAAGAGACAAGAAAGATTTCGCGAAGCTGTTTGGCGAGTATTTGCGGGTTGAGAATATCCTTCAGAACTTTGATGAGTTTGCGAGCCTGAAAGCTCTCCAATCCATCGACCTGGATGACCCGGAGCAAGTCGAAGCTTTCAAAGAGGAGCATTACCTCAGCGACGAAGATCTGGATGAGTTGCAAAACATCCACGTGCCGCCGGATCGAAAGATCCAAGACTATCGCTCGACTTACAACGACATCCGCGATTGGTTGCGGCGCGAGAAAGCCAGCAACGAAACAGAGGAATCCACCATCGACTGGACCGATGTGGTTTTCGAGGTGGATCTACTGAAGTCACAAGAGATCAACCTGGACTACATTCTGGAGCTCATTTTCGAGCACAACAAAAAAACAAAAGACAAAGCGCAGTTGGTTGAGGAAGTACGCCGATTGATTCGCGCTAGCGTTGGCAATCGCGCCAAAGAGAGCTTGGTCGTCGACTTCATTAACCAGGCCGAATTAGACGGGCTTCCCGACAAGGCCAGTGTGATCGAAGCCTTTTTTGGTTTTGCACGGGCAGAGCAGCAGCGGGAAGCCGGCGAACTGATAACCGACGAAAACCTGAACGCGGAAGAAGCCAAGCGGTATATCAGCACTTCCCTCAGGCGTGAGTATGCCAGTGAAAATGGCACCGAACTGAATGCAATCTTGCCGAAAATGAGTCCGCTCAATCCTCAGTACCTTACGAAGAAGCAAAGCGTATTTCAGAGAATCTCAGCGTTCGTAGACAAGTTCAAAGGCGTTGGCGGAGACATTTGA
- a CDS encoding GIY-YIG nuclease family protein, protein MTTPTAKTIQIYLPTGEPRGIRIAEITTRIVQAVLIPRSDLAQGKLRKELNLPGIYFLFGEDEEGAKPIVYIGQTEDARKRFDSHNKTKTFWKTAVFCVSKTQNFTQAHIRYLEWYCMQRAKEVNRYSLDNGQVPDNSTYVPEPMEAELLDVFETVSTLVSTLGYPVFEPVAKQSSASITFYCRGGGSDGKGELVEDGFVVHEGSKARMEVAPSGASSVNPQREKLLTAGVLDENNGEYVFTQDYLFTSPSTAAAVVLGRTANGWVEWKDKDGSTLSEIHRDTNEAEDVADNA, encoded by the coding sequence GTGACGACACCGACCGCTAAGACGATCCAGATCTATTTGCCGACAGGCGAACCGCGTGGAATCCGCATCGCCGAGATCACGACGCGGATCGTGCAGGCAGTCTTGATCCCACGAAGCGATTTGGCCCAAGGCAAGCTGCGGAAGGAACTGAATCTGCCGGGGATCTATTTTTTATTTGGCGAGGACGAGGAAGGTGCAAAGCCGATCGTTTACATCGGCCAGACGGAAGACGCTAGAAAACGATTCGACAGCCACAACAAGACAAAGACTTTCTGGAAGACCGCGGTCTTCTGTGTATCGAAGACGCAGAACTTCACGCAGGCCCATATCCGATACCTGGAATGGTACTGCATGCAGAGAGCGAAAGAGGTCAATCGCTATTCTCTCGACAATGGCCAGGTGCCAGACAACTCGACTTACGTTCCCGAGCCGATGGAAGCGGAGTTGCTGGACGTGTTTGAAACGGTCAGCACGTTGGTCTCAACGCTCGGGTATCCGGTTTTTGAGCCGGTAGCAAAGCAAAGCTCCGCATCGATCACGTTCTACTGCCGTGGTGGCGGGAGCGACGGCAAAGGCGAATTAGTTGAAGACGGTTTTGTTGTTCACGAAGGAAGCAAAGCCCGCATGGAGGTCGCGCCATCGGGTGCGTCGTCCGTCAATCCTCAACGTGAGAAGCTGTTGACCGCTGGCGTGCTCGATGAAAACAACGGCGAATACGTTTTCACCCAAGACTATCTATTCACCTCACCAAGTACGGCAGCAGCTGTTGTGCTTGGCCGAACCGCAAATGGTTGGGTTGAATGGAAAGACAAAGACGGTTCGACATTGAGCGAGATCCATCGCGATACGAACGAAGCCGAAGACGTAGCCGATAACGCGTAG
- a CDS encoding acyltransferase family protein: protein MNEAAPTTAHVLRPHRRIVELDALRALAAISLMLFHLTHVYSVKYGYTTSLGFEWPYGAYGTQMFFILSGFVNSMSLLRRGRPVDFVAARLIRIVPMFLIVIVANVWITSLAPLNEHPVSATQLAANLTLLPMLFGQDFVDPVMWTLQVEMLFYFTLVMLYRIGGLKRYFIGWGSLLMLSYFVCPALDSVAEQASGTAWYAIANSLRHLLLLDHAPLFAMGFLLYMIKTKTGSLWKNALGIFVTAFVFHSIDHGKHNPVATVLILGLVTACAYAKMPVLRLKPLLFISTISYALYLCHNNLGCALIHRLDHIGYPPVVCFGLSIVFAVSLATLITTRVEGPITSWLRTRWERYRSGQLADRPKVAVQ, encoded by the coding sequence ATGAATGAAGCGGCCCCTACGACCGCCCACGTGCTGCGTCCGCATCGCCGAATCGTCGAACTCGACGCACTCCGAGCCCTCGCCGCGATCAGTCTGATGCTGTTTCATTTGACGCATGTTTATAGCGTCAAGTATGGCTATACAACCTCTTTGGGATTCGAGTGGCCGTACGGAGCCTATGGGACACAGATGTTTTTTATCTTGTCCGGCTTCGTCAACAGCATGTCACTGCTGCGCCGTGGTCGCCCGGTCGATTTCGTCGCCGCTCGCTTGATCCGTATCGTTCCGATGTTCTTGATCGTCATCGTGGCAAACGTTTGGATCACCAGTCTTGCGCCGCTGAACGAACATCCCGTTTCGGCAACTCAATTGGCCGCCAACTTGACACTGTTGCCGATGCTATTCGGACAAGACTTTGTGGATCCGGTGATGTGGACACTGCAAGTTGAAATGCTTTTCTACTTCACGCTTGTCATGCTGTATCGAATAGGTGGACTAAAGCGTTACTTCATCGGCTGGGGAAGTTTACTGATGCTGTCGTACTTTGTCTGTCCCGCGCTCGATTCGGTCGCTGAGCAAGCGAGTGGGACAGCTTGGTATGCGATTGCCAATTCACTACGACACCTGCTGTTGCTCGATCATGCGCCGCTCTTCGCGATGGGATTTCTGCTTTACATGATCAAGACAAAGACCGGATCACTCTGGAAAAATGCCTTGGGAATCTTTGTCACCGCGTTCGTTTTTCACAGCATCGATCACGGGAAGCACAACCCCGTGGCGACTGTATTGATTTTGGGCTTGGTCACCGCATGTGCTTACGCAAAGATGCCTGTGCTGCGGCTAAAACCCTTGCTGTTTATCAGCACGATCTCGTACGCGCTGTACCTTTGCCACAACAACCTCGGTTGTGCCTTGATCCATCGATTGGATCACATTGGGTACCCGCCTGTGGTTTGCTTCGGTTTGTCGATCGTCTTCGCCGTCAGCTTGGCGACGCTGATCACGACGCGAGTCGAGGGTCCGATCACAAGCTGGTTGCGAACTCGGTGGGAACGCTATCGCAGTGGGCAATTGGCCGACCGGCCCAAGGTCGCCGTCCAGTGA